Within Deinococcota bacterium, the genomic segment TTCAGCCAGCCTCGAGGCGCGCCCGCTAATTCTTCGTCTTGTTTTGCCTTGCCGGTATCAGCGGTGTTCATAGCTCAGGCTCCAAACTCCGTCACCGCCGGGTGGTGGAAGGGCGGGATGAAAAAGAGCCGGATGACGTAACCGGCAAACGTTGATGACAGGTGCTTTCGCAACCATTGTCGGGGGAAGCGGCTACTCCCTCCCGGAGTACCACCGAGTACTACTTACCACTACCAAGGGCGTGGCGGCGGCTCAGGCATGTGAGGATGACAACTCGTCTGGCGCATTAGCTCACAGCGTAGCCTAAACCGTCCGCACACGGCGAAGACGCTTGAACGGCAGCCTTGCCGGCCTTAATCCTCGAGGTTGATCTCTAGTTCGTAGCGGGCGTTCGCCTTCATTTCCAGATGAACTACTACGCCCCAAGCCTGACGGCTATGGGGGTAGTTTCCTGGGTCTTTATCCCCAAACTACAGGGACTCGCCAGCAAGCCGGTTCCCAGCTCGTTATTAGCCCAAGCAAGCATCACTTGGGCAGCAGCAACATCTCTAGGTAGCTCGCAGCCACACTCGCACGAGTGCCAACGCGTAGAGAGGAGCTTCTTATGCTGACGGCCACAAGACGGGCAGGTTTGCGAGGGCTTAACCTTGCGTGTTGGCACCTCAATCAGACGAAAGCTATCAGCTTCTTCCGCTTTATAGCTGAGCATCTGCTTGATGGTCGCCATCCCCACATCCAAGATGGAACGGTTAAGCCCTGCTTTGTACCTGCCGCCATTGGCGGTCATGTTCTTGACGTTAAGCGTTTCGGTAGCGATAAGCCCGTAGGTCTTAATCAGTTTAGCCGTTTCTTGGTGCTGAAAGTCCTTCCGCTGGTTGGCAACCTTTTGGTGCAAGCGACACAACACCAAACGGGTCTTCTCTCGATTCGCACCACCGCGCTTTTGATTGGCAAGCTTCCGCTGCAACACCTTGAGTCCGCGGAGCGTTGCTCGAAGATAGCGTGGGTTCTCTACTTTGTCGCCATTGCTGAGAGTCATCGCACTCTCGCAGCCAAGGTCCAATCCAATTGCTGCTGTACCCGCCTCACGGTTTGGCTCACAGCGCACCGTGATGCTGGCGTACCACTGTTCGTTCCGGCGAGTCAAGGTGAGAGTGGTCGGCTTGCCCCACTGTCGCGGTTTACCTCGAATCTTGAGCTTGCCGAAGTTGGTGATGTCCAGAAAGCCATGCTTACCGTTCGGACCAAGTGCAAACTTCCACCCGGAGGGGTCGGGGTAGGTAAATCCTTTGTACCTCGTGGCCGATTTGAACCGTGGGAAACCAGGTTTTTGCCCCACCTTAACCCTACGGAAGAATGCGGCAAAGGCGCGGTCTACCCGGCGCACCGTTTCTTGCAGTGCGTGCGAGCCAAGCGGGAGGCATTCGGGCAACTCAGCTTTAAGGGCAGGCAGTTCGTTCTGCTGGTCGTAGTAGCTGAGCGACTTGCCGCACTTGCGGTAAGCCGTGATGCGCTGCTCAAGACAGGCGTTATAAAGCCGTGCGTGCAAAACGTTCCATTCGTCCAACTGCACGGCTTGTGCAGCGGTTGGGTAGACTTTGAACAGGGCACGGCGGGTAACAACCATAAGCGAGTATACTATGGTTATGACACTCAAGACAACACTAAAGTCACACTCGCACAGTGTTTTTCGACTTTACTACCACTTGGTTCTAGTGACGAAGTATAGACGCAAAGCGCTCTCTGGGGACATGCTCAAAAGCGCCGAAGAAATTGTCACGCGACTATGCGAGTCGTGGGAGTACGAGTTAGTCGAGTTGTCGGGCGAGGCAGACCATCTGCATATTCTGTTCGAAGCGCACCCCGGTATGGAGTTAGCCAAGTTTGTCAACAACCTCAAGACGGTAACAAGTCGCCTTCTCAGGCGCGACTATGGCGAGCGCCTAGCGCGGTTTTACTACAAGCCTGTGCTGTGGTCAGGCTCCTACTGTATTCTCTCAACGGGCGGCGCGCCTATCGAGGTTATCAAGCGCTATCTGGAATCTCAGGAGACGCCGCCCTAAATTTGGCCCTGTCGGGCGACTCGCTAACCCCCACCTGGCTTTCAGCCAAGATGGGGGACTGCGCGAGCCAAGATGGTCAAGATCGAGCTCCTCGCCCTCCCGCTCGTACCTTGCTTCGATCTCATCGTCGCTCCTTTCCAACTCAGTCTGCTCCCAGCCAAGCTGGATAAGCTGCTCGTGGAAGTGCTCGTAAAGCGCCTCCAGGCTGGCGTCGGACTCGAAGACGGTGTGGGAATCGTGCGTTTCGCTTCTCTGCTCGAGAATGACCGAGCCGGGAAAGGCGACGAGCCCCAAGTAAGGGTTGACGACCTCGGCCTCCTCGGCGGGCGCTGCGGCCTCTTGTGCTTGCAACGGTGCGGCCCAAGCCATCACGACGAGGGCGGCTAAGAGCGTGACATAGGCCAGATACTTTGCCATAACAGCCTCCTGCGACGACAGGTTCAGCGGTCGCCGACACGGGGAGCATAGAGCCATGAAAGCCGCGGGCAGTGTGGCAGCAGCCACGATATTCGACCACCCCCGACTTTCTTGGCTAGCGAGTCTTAACCCTACCAAAGCGCGGCGAGCCACAGGCCCGCAGCGGCGGCGGCGACCCCGGCCAGCAGGCTGCCGGCGGCGTTCACTAAGGCTGCGCGCCAAGCGCCCTCCTCGACGAGTCTGGCCGTCTCGTACATCCACGTCGAGAAGGTGGTGTAGGCGCCGAGAAAGCCCGTGCCGAGAAGCACCTTGACCTCTACCGGCATGCCCCGGTAGAGCACCAGCCCGGCGAGAAAGCCGAGCGCCAAGGAACCCGTCACGTTGACGGTAAAGGTGCCCACAGGAAAGGAGCCTCTCACCCGGCTGACCAGATAGAAGTCGATGAGGTAGCGGCTTGCGGCTCCGAGGGCGCCGGCCAAGGCTATCCAAAGAGGATTCACGCGCGACCCCTGGCAAGGCGTCTTGCCACCCATATGCCCAAGAAAGCAAAGAGGAGCCCGACGGCGACGCTAGCCGCGCTGTAGCCCAGCGCAATGAGGAGCCAGCCGTCCCGGCCGAGCGCGACGATGTCCAAGCTGAGATTGGAAAAGGTCGTAAACGAGCCAAGGATACCCGTCGTCAAAAAGGGCCGGATGTCCCAGCGCCAGCGCCAGTGCTCTAAGACGAGGGTGAGGACGAGGCCAAGGAGAAAGGCGCCGGCAATGTTTTCTGTAAAGATGGTGAGCGGAAAGCTGCCGGGAACGACGGGAAAGGCCACGATGAAACTGTAACGGAGCGTGGCGCCAATCGCCCCGCCCGCCGCGACCGCTAAGATGTTTTTAAGGGGCGGCAGGGAGGCGGGCGGGGCCTTGCCGCCCGCGGCGCGGGCGGCGGGGGTCGTCTCGAGCTTGGGACGCCGCATTATGTCAGCTCCCAGCCGCTGGCCACGGCATTGTTGATGACAATCGTAGCCGCAGTGGCACAGAGCAAGCTGGAACCTTAAAACCCTTCATACCTCAATATCCCTTATCAGGAGGACAAGAAAAAACCCCTAACCTCCCGGATAGGAGCCATCAGCCTAAAAAGGCGGTTGTGGCGAGCCCCATCGCCTTGTTGAGCTATCGTACCATGTTGTTTCGGGCCGGGACACGGCCTTCGGACGTTAACAGCAATTCGAAATGAAGCCAGAAAGCATGTCGGGGACGCATTCAAAGCCGAAGCATTTGAAGAGGCGGGGTGGCAAGTTCGGCCTCTATACGAACCTCTTTGGAGCCATCAGCGCCTCGTCTAGCACGCACTTGATGGGCTAGACCTAGCGGTTGTTCCGCTACAACGTGATCGCGCCTGCTTCGAGCAACCTCATCTTTAGGAAAGCCCCTGGTGGGCGGCGTGTCTGAAGGATAGCAAGGAGAGTGGCGGCCAGTCTCTCATGAAACGCCCACTTCGAATTGCTGTTGAGGAGTAGTAAGGAGTAGATGTTTAAGAGGTAGACTGGGGCAGAACGGCGATGCAACGCTCTCGAGTCCCCTACCCCCAGTTGCTTCAACTCCTGCATCATCCTTGGCTGCGCCATCTGCGCTTGCCCTTTAACCTGCTCTTATCGCCCATCTACCTGTGGGGCGTGCTCCTGGCCGGAGGCTCGCCGCGCGAGGCTGGCTTTTGGCTGGGTTACTTGTCGCTGCACCTCTTTTTGTACGGCGGCACCACGGCCTTTAACTCCTATTTCGACAAGGACGAGGGTCCTATCGGCGGCATGCTCGAGCCTCCGGCGGTCGACGGCGGGCTGCTCTACTTTTCGCTGGCCGTGCAAGTCGCCGGTCTGCCGCTCGCACTCCTCGTCGGCCCCGCCTTTACGCTCGCTTGGTTAGCCCTCTTCACTATCTTCACGGCCTATTCGCACCCGGCGGTGAGGCTGAAAGCCAAGCCCTGGGCGGCGCTAGGGGCGATCGCCCTCGGGCAGGGCGCGGTGGGCTTTGCGGGGGGCTGGTTTGTCGGCAAGCCGACCTTGGCGTCGCTCCTGGAGCCCGTGGCGCTCCTCGGCATGGTCACCACGGCGCTCATCGTCACGGGCCTTTACATCGTGACGCAGAGCTACCAGACGGGGGAAGACCGGGCTCGGGGCGACCGCACCCTGCCGGTCATGCTCGGCGTGCGCGCGGCGCTTTACGTCGCGGTCGCCGTCCTCGCCGCGGGCGGCGCCGTGATGGTGCTCAGCCTGGGGGGCCGTTTTGGCTGGGGCTGGTCGGCGGCGCTCGGGCTGTTCTTCGCCGCGGTGGGCGTCGGTTTACTGCGCTGGGCAGGGCGTTTTGACGAGCTCGAGGTGAGGCGCAACTTTTATACCGCCATGCGCTTTGCGGCGGTGAGTTCGGGGGTGCTGAGCGCGTTTCTTCTCTATCACCTGCTCTGGGGGGCACCTGCTCTAGGGGGCTGAGGGTGGTTTTGAACCAAATGCTCCGCCCCGTAAGGTTGTAATGTTGTGCTAGACATGGCTGTTTTTATTCATCACATCGAAACCGCCGTGCCCGAGACGGCCTATGAGCAGACCTTTATCCGCGACGTCATGAAGGCGCACCTCGGCAGCGAACGCAAAGTCGAGCGACTCATCCACCGCGTCTACGCGCAGTCGGGGATTCATAAACGCCACAGCGTCATCCGCGACTTCAGCGAGCGCGCGCCCGCGGGCCTCTTTTATGACGGCGCGCAAGGCCGCCTCAAGGCGCCCACGACGGGGGAGAGAAACGGGCTCTACAGCGCGGCCTCGAGGCCCCTTTACAGCTGCTTGGCGCGCAAGGCGGTCGCGCACTGTCCGGGCGTCGCCGCGGCGGACATCACCCACGTCATCACGGTGTCGTGTACGGGCTTTTTTGCCCCCGGCCCCGACTACTTCATCGTCAGAGATTTGGGCCTGTCCCCGGCGACGCAGCGGTTTCATCTGGGCTTTATGGGCTGCTACGCGGCCTTTCCCGCCCTCAACATGGCGCGAGCCTTTTGCGAGGCCGACCCGGAGGCGACGGTTTTGGTGGTCTGCCTCGAGCTCTGCACGCTTCACCTGCAGCTCACCCAAAACCTCGACGCCATCATCGCCACCTCGGTGTTTGCCGACGGCGGGGCGGTGGCTGTCGTCAGCGCCCGCTCGCCGCAGGAGCCGGAGCGGGCGCTCAAAGTCGAGCGGCTCGCCACCACCTTGACGCCAAGGGGAGAGGAGGACATGGCCTGGACCATCGGCGACAGCGGTTTTACCATGGTCCTCTCGAGCTACGTCCCGGAGATTCTCGGCGCCAGCATCGCGGGCGTGCTCGAGCCGCTCCTTGAAGGAGGGGGCTTGGGAGATAACATTGCGCTGGGAGATATCGACCACTGGGCCGTCCACCCCGGCGGGCGCAGCATCTTGGACAAGGTGCAAAAGAGCCTGGCCTTGACCGACGCCGATCTTGCGCCCTCCCGAAAGACCCTGCAGGACTACGGCAACATGAGCAGCGCCACCATCCTCTTTGTGCTGAGAGAGGTCATGGACAAGCCGCCCGTTGGAGGGGATGAAACGCTCTGCGCGATGGCCTTTGGTCCTGGGCTCACGGTGGAAAGCGGCCTCTTTAGCAAAAACCCTCGTTAAGCCCGTGCCGCTCTTTCTCAGCAGCCGGGTCACGGATATCGAGGAGCGGATGGACAACCCGGCCTGTGACTTAAAGAAGCTCCACAACACCTACCGGCAGTTTCACCTCGTCAACCGCTTCGTCTCCGGCTGGAGGCGGGTCTACAGGGCTTATCTTAAGCCCGCCATGACCTCTGGGC encodes:
- a CDS encoding transposase — encoded protein: MVVTRRALFKVYPTAAQAVQLDEWNVLHARLYNACLEQRITAYRKCGKSLSYYDQQNELPALKAELPECLPLGSHALQETVRRVDRAFAAFFRRVKVGQKPGFPRFKSATRYKGFTYPDPSGWKFALGPNGKHGFLDITNFGKLKIRGKPRQWGKPTTLTLTRRNEQWYASITVRCEPNREAGTAAIGLDLGCESAMTLSNGDKVENPRYLRATLRGLKVLQRKLANQKRGGANREKTRLVLCRLHQKVANQRKDFQHQETAKLIKTYGLIATETLNVKNMTANGGRYKAGLNRSILDVGMATIKQMLSYKAEEADSFRLIEVPTRKVKPSQTCPSCGRQHKKLLSTRWHSCECGCELPRDVAAAQVMLAWANNELGTGLLASPCSLGIKTQETTPIAVRLGA
- the tnpA gene encoding IS200/IS605 family transposase translates to MTLKTTLKSHSHSVFRLYYHLVLVTKYRRKALSGDMLKSAEEIVTRLCESWEYELVELSGEADHLHILFEAHPGMELAKFVNNLKTVTSRLLRRDYGERLARFYYKPVLWSGSYCILSTGGAPIEVIKRYLESQETPP
- the crcB gene encoding fluoride efflux transporter CrcB, which translates into the protein MNPLWIALAGALGAASRYLIDFYLVSRVRGSFPVGTFTVNVTGSLALGFLAGLVLYRGMPVEVKVLLGTGFLGAYTTFSTWMYETARLVEEGAWRAALVNAAGSLLAGVAAAAAGLWLAALW
- a CDS encoding CrcB family protein — protein: MRRPKLETTPAARAAGGKAPPASLPPLKNILAVAAGGAIGATLRYSFIVAFPVVPGSFPLTIFTENIAGAFLLGLVLTLVLEHWRWRWDIRPFLTTGILGSFTTFSNLSLDIVALGRDGWLLIALGYSAASVAVGLLFAFLGIWVARRLARGRA
- a CDS encoding UbiA family prenyltransferase, whose amino-acid sequence is MQRSRVPYPQLLQLLHHPWLRHLRLPFNLLLSPIYLWGVLLAGGSPREAGFWLGYLSLHLFLYGGTTAFNSYFDKDEGPIGGMLEPPAVDGGLLYFSLAVQVAGLPLALLVGPAFTLAWLALFTIFTAYSHPAVRLKAKPWAALGAIALGQGAVGFAGGWFVGKPTLASLLEPVALLGMVTTALIVTGLYIVTQSYQTGEDRARGDRTLPVMLGVRAALYVAVAVLAAGGAVMVLSLGGRFGWGWSAALGLFFAAVGVGLLRWAGRFDELEVRRNFYTAMRFAAVSSGVLSAFLLYHLLWGAPALGG
- a CDS encoding type III polyketide synthase → MAVFIHHIETAVPETAYEQTFIRDVMKAHLGSERKVERLIHRVYAQSGIHKRHSVIRDFSERAPAGLFYDGAQGRLKAPTTGERNGLYSAASRPLYSCLARKAVAHCPGVAAADITHVITVSCTGFFAPGPDYFIVRDLGLSPATQRFHLGFMGCYAAFPALNMARAFCEADPEATVLVVCLELCTLHLQLTQNLDAIIATSVFADGGAVAVVSARSPQEPERALKVERLATTLTPRGEEDMAWTIGDSGFTMVLSSYVPEILGASIAGVLEPLLEGGGLGDNIALGDIDHWAVHPGGRSILDKVQKSLALTDADLAPSRKTLQDYGNMSSATILFVLREVMDKPPVGGDETLCAMAFGPGLTVESGLFSKNPR